The following proteins come from a genomic window of Micromonospora echinofusca:
- a CDS encoding ricin-type beta-trefoil lectin domain protein: MSRRLRMLVPAAAGLLLLGLTPAAGHASDTPPAAPAPAAAATADLSPALVEAMRRDLGLTPAQVDERLRTEAAAPVVERRLRAKLGPAFAGAWIPSGGQRLTVAVTDAALAPTVRAEGADVTVVARSERTLDTVKRALDRRSAAADPRDVHGWHVDVAGNSVVVSARPGAADEAIAYTKASGVPTDAIRVVTSRDAPRPLYDIRGGDQYVINGNTLCSVGFAVVGGFVTAGHCGGVGSPTLGFNNVSQGTFAGSSFPGNDYGWVRTNGSWTPQPWVNNYAGGNVTVAGSQDAAIGSSVCRSGRTTGWRCGTILGRNETVNYPQGAVSGLTRSNACAEGGDSGGAWVSGNQAQGVTSGGSGNCSTGGTTWFQPVNEILGVYGLSLVTTGGGGGSRLISNWNNRCIDVPNSNFSDGVPLQTWTCNGTAAQSWTFTGGTLRTQNNKCMDVAWGSTANGATIQIANCSGNPAQQFVLSAAGDLVNPQANKCVDIKEWNNSDGARLHLWDCVGGANQKWRRG, translated from the coding sequence TTGTCTCGAAGACTGCGCATGCTCGTCCCCGCCGCCGCCGGCCTCCTGCTCCTCGGCCTGACCCCGGCGGCCGGCCATGCGAGCGACACTCCCCCCGCCGCCCCGGCCCCCGCCGCGGCGGCCACGGCCGACCTCAGCCCCGCCCTCGTCGAGGCGATGCGCCGCGACCTCGGCCTCACCCCCGCCCAGGTCGACGAACGCCTGCGCACCGAGGCGGCGGCGCCGGTGGTCGAGCGGCGCCTGCGGGCGAAGCTCGGCCCGGCGTTCGCCGGCGCGTGGATCCCGTCCGGCGGGCAGCGCCTCACCGTCGCCGTCACCGACGCGGCGCTCGCCCCGACCGTCCGCGCCGAGGGCGCCGACGTCACGGTGGTCGCCCGCAGCGAGCGCACCCTCGACACGGTCAAGCGCGCCCTCGACCGGCGCTCCGCCGCCGCGGACCCCCGCGACGTGCACGGCTGGCACGTCGACGTCGCCGGCAACAGCGTCGTCGTGTCGGCCCGGCCCGGCGCCGCCGACGAGGCGATCGCGTACACGAAGGCCAGCGGCGTCCCCACGGACGCCATCCGGGTGGTCACCTCCCGCGACGCGCCGCGCCCGCTCTACGACATCCGGGGCGGCGACCAGTACGTCATCAACGGCAACACGCTCTGCTCGGTCGGCTTCGCGGTCGTCGGCGGCTTCGTCACCGCCGGCCACTGCGGCGGCGTCGGCAGCCCCACCCTCGGCTTCAACAACGTCTCGCAGGGCACGTTCGCGGGCTCCTCGTTCCCCGGCAACGACTACGGATGGGTACGCACCAACGGCTCCTGGACGCCCCAGCCCTGGGTGAACAACTACGCCGGCGGCAACGTGACGGTGGCCGGCTCGCAGGACGCGGCGATCGGCAGCTCGGTCTGCCGCTCCGGGCGTACGACCGGCTGGCGCTGCGGCACCATCCTCGGCCGCAACGAGACCGTCAACTACCCGCAGGGCGCGGTGTCGGGCCTGACCCGCAGCAACGCCTGCGCCGAGGGTGGCGACTCCGGCGGCGCCTGGGTCTCCGGCAACCAGGCCCAGGGCGTCACGTCCGGCGGCTCCGGCAACTGCTCCACGGGCGGCACGACCTGGTTCCAGCCGGTCAACGAGATCCTCGGCGTCTACGGCCTGTCCCTGGTCACCACCGGTGGCGGCGGCGGAAGCCGGCTGATCAGCAACTGGAACAACCGCTGCATCGACGTGCCGAACTCCAACTTCTCCGACGGGGTGCCCCTGCAGACCTGGACCTGCAACGGCACCGCCGCGCAGTCCTGGACCTTCACCGGCGGCACCCTGCGTACGCAGAACAACAAGTGCATGGACGTGGCCTGGGGCTCCACCGCCAACGGCGCGACGATCCAGATCGCCAACTGCAGCGGCAACCCGGCCCAGCAGTTCGTCCTCTCGGCGGCCGGCGACCTGGTCAACCCGCAGGCGAACAAGTGCGTCGACATCAAGGAGTGGAACAACTCCGACGGCGCCCGCCTGCACCTGTGGGACTGCGTCGGCGGCGCCAACCAGAAGTGGCGGCGCGGCTGA
- a CDS encoding IclR family transcriptional regulator, giving the protein MTLPGGFQPVKSSTRTLEVLEALAASPQRRSLVDLARALDIPKSSLHGILRTMAQRGWVESDPTGTRFGLGVRALQVGAAYLTSDDTVGLLGGVLDDLSRQFGETVHLGRLDGAHIVYLAKRESVHPLRLYSAIGRQLPAHATALGKALLAERPDDALEGLLSWPLPALTPHTVTDREALRAELAAVRERGYAVDREENTEGIVCFATAVPLAAPASDAISLSVPVARLDAAGEDHIVAALRRAVDQVRAARGLLFTA; this is encoded by the coding sequence ATGACGCTGCCCGGCGGGTTCCAACCGGTGAAGTCCTCCACCCGGACGCTGGAGGTGCTCGAGGCGCTCGCCGCCTCGCCGCAGCGGCGCTCGCTGGTCGACCTGGCCCGCGCGCTGGACATCCCGAAGAGCAGCCTGCACGGCATCCTGCGCACCATGGCCCAGCGCGGCTGGGTCGAGAGCGACCCGACCGGCACCCGGTTCGGGCTCGGGGTGCGCGCGCTCCAGGTCGGCGCCGCGTACCTCACCAGCGACGACACCGTGGGCCTGCTCGGTGGGGTGCTCGACGACCTCTCCCGGCAGTTCGGCGAGACCGTCCACCTGGGACGCCTGGACGGCGCGCACATCGTCTACCTCGCCAAGCGTGAGTCGGTGCACCCGCTGCGGCTCTACAGCGCGATCGGCCGGCAACTGCCGGCCCACGCCACCGCCCTGGGCAAGGCGCTGCTCGCCGAGCGCCCGGACGACGCGCTCGAGGGGCTGCTGAGCTGGCCGCTGCCCGCGCTCACCCCGCACACCGTCACCGACCGCGAGGCGCTGCGCGCCGAGCTCGCCGCCGTCCGCGAGCGCGGCTACGCGGTCGACCGCGAGGAGAACACCGAGGGCATCGTCTGCTTCGCGACGGCCGTACCCCTGGCGGCGCCGGCGTCCGACGCGATCAGCCTGTCGGTGCCGGTGGCCCGGCTCGACGCCGCCGGCGAGGACCACATCGTCGCCGCCCTCCGGCGGGCCGTCGACCAGGTCCGGGCGGCGCGCGGCCTGCTCTTCACCGCCTGA
- a CDS encoding bile acid:sodium symporter family protein yields the protein MSTGLSLVLFPVALGIVMLGLGLTLTVADFRRVVAYPRAVIVSLVCQMLVLPAICLGLVLAADLRPELAVGMLLLAASPGGSTASLYSHLFKGNVALNVTLTAINSVLALFTLPLVVNLSVAAFMGSDSSLGLQFDKVIQVFALVLIPIVIGMAVRRRRPGFAARMQRPVKILSVVVLAVVITGAVLGVKDEFAATIGAVGLVALLFNLLSLGIGYAAPRLLRVGHRDSVASSFEIGVHNATLAITIALSPALLDNTDIAMPAAIYGILMFFTAAAFGLVAARRGSAAAEPTRPSATTV from the coding sequence GTGAGTACCGGTTTGTCGCTCGTGCTCTTCCCTGTCGCGTTGGGCATCGTGATGCTCGGCCTCGGCCTCACCCTGACCGTGGCCGACTTCCGCCGCGTCGTCGCCTATCCCCGGGCGGTGATCGTCTCCCTGGTCTGCCAGATGCTGGTCCTGCCGGCCATCTGCCTCGGCCTGGTGCTCGCCGCCGACCTGCGCCCGGAACTGGCCGTCGGGATGCTGCTGCTGGCCGCCTCCCCGGGCGGCAGCACGGCCAGTCTCTACAGCCACCTGTTCAAGGGCAACGTCGCGCTCAACGTCACCCTGACCGCCATCAACTCGGTGCTCGCCCTGTTCACGCTGCCCCTGGTCGTCAACCTCTCCGTCGCCGCGTTCATGGGTTCGGACAGCTCGCTCGGCCTCCAGTTCGACAAGGTGATCCAGGTCTTCGCCCTGGTGCTCATCCCGATCGTGATCGGCATGGCCGTCCGGCGCCGTCGCCCCGGGTTCGCCGCGCGCATGCAGCGACCCGTGAAGATCCTCTCCGTCGTGGTCCTCGCCGTCGTGATCACCGGCGCGGTGCTCGGCGTCAAGGACGAGTTCGCCGCCACCATCGGCGCGGTCGGCCTCGTCGCCCTGCTGTTCAACCTGCTCAGCCTGGGCATCGGGTACGCGGCGCCGCGGCTGCTGCGCGTCGGGCACCGGGACTCCGTCGCCTCGTCGTTCGAGATCGGCGTCCACAACGCCACCCTGGCCATCACGATCGCGCTCAGTCCCGCCCTGCTCGACAACACCGACATCGCCATGCCGGCCGCGATCTACGGCATCCTGATGTTCTTCACCGCCGCCGCCTTCGGCCTCGTCGCCGCGCGCCGGGGCAGCGCCGCCGCCGAGCCCACCCGGCCGTCGGCCACGACGGTGTGA
- a CDS encoding glycoside hydrolase family 16 protein yields the protein MFRVRTRRRPWALALAATAIIGATTALAVPVHPEPAQAAIGGITWQDEFNAPAGTPVDQSKWRFDIGGGGWGNNERQYYTNSTSNAVHDGQGNLVITARRENPANYQCHYGRCEYTSARLLTAATFTQAYGRFEARIKIPRGQGIWPAFWMLGNDMGSVGWPNAGEIDIMENIGREPNTVYGTIHGPGYSGGGGITGSRTIGQPLADAFHTYRVDWEPNSIVWYLDGVEYHRVDPGRLGGNRWVFDHPFFMLLNVAVGGNWPGYPDASTQFPQQMLVDYVRVSGYTSGGNPPGTTAIRGALSGRCIDIPSANPVDGAKLQIWDCNGTAAQAWTFASDGTIRAMGKCMDPAWAGTANGTEVNLVTCNGNPAQRFTLNAAGDLVNLSANRCVDVRDRNTGNGGKLQLWDCTGDANQKWSRA from the coding sequence ATGTTCAGAGTCCGTACCCGTCGACGGCCGTGGGCGCTCGCCCTCGCCGCGACCGCGATCATCGGTGCCACCACGGCCCTCGCCGTGCCGGTCCACCCCGAACCGGCGCAGGCCGCCATCGGGGGGATCACCTGGCAGGACGAGTTCAACGCGCCGGCCGGCACGCCCGTCGACCAGAGCAAGTGGCGCTTCGACATCGGCGGCGGCGGCTGGGGCAACAACGAGCGGCAGTACTACACCAACAGCACGAGCAACGCCGTCCACGACGGCCAGGGCAACCTGGTGATCACCGCCCGCCGGGAGAACCCGGCCAACTACCAGTGCCACTACGGCCGGTGCGAGTACACCTCGGCCCGGCTGCTCACGGCGGCCACGTTCACCCAGGCGTACGGCCGCTTCGAGGCCCGCATCAAGATCCCCCGGGGTCAGGGCATCTGGCCGGCGTTCTGGATGCTCGGCAACGACATGGGCAGCGTGGGCTGGCCGAACGCGGGCGAGATCGACATCATGGAGAACATCGGCCGGGAGCCCAACACCGTCTACGGCACCATCCACGGCCCCGGCTACTCAGGCGGCGGCGGCATCACCGGCAGCCGCACCATCGGCCAGCCGCTCGCCGACGCCTTCCACACCTACCGGGTGGACTGGGAACCGAACTCGATCGTCTGGTACCTGGACGGCGTCGAGTACCACCGGGTGGACCCGGGTCGGCTCGGCGGCAACCGGTGGGTGTTCGACCATCCGTTCTTCATGCTCCTCAACGTGGCGGTGGGCGGGAACTGGCCCGGCTACCCCGACGCCTCCACGCAGTTCCCGCAGCAGATGCTCGTCGACTACGTACGCGTCTCGGGCTACACCTCGGGGGGCAACCCGCCGGGCACCACAGCGATCAGGGGCGCGCTCAGCGGTCGCTGCATCGACATCCCGAGCGCCAACCCGGTCGACGGGGCCAAGCTTCAGATCTGGGACTGCAACGGCACCGCCGCGCAGGCCTGGACGTTCGCCTCCGACGGCACGATCCGGGCGATGGGCAAGTGCATGGATCCGGCCTGGGCCGGCACGGCGAACGGCACCGAGGTCAACCTCGTCACCTGCAACGGCAACCCGGCACAACGCTTCACGCTCAACGCCGCCGGTGACCTGGTCAACCTCAGCGCGAACCGCTGCGTCGACGTGCGCGACCGCAACACCGGCAACGGGGGCAAGCTGCAACTGTGGGACTGCACCGGTGACGCCAACCAGAAGTGGTCGCGCGCCTGA
- the eda gene encoding bifunctional 4-hydroxy-2-oxoglutarate aldolase/2-dehydro-3-deoxy-phosphogluconate aldolase produces the protein MTGVQNDEQKHAVVAAVGAARILPVVVLDAARDAAPLADALVRGGLRSAEVTFRTDAAAEAIRVMSERPDLLVGAGTVLTPDQVDRAVEVGARFVVTPGFSPQVVARCQERGVPVFPGVATGTEIQMALDAGLDTVKFFPAEQLGGVGMIKALAAPFRSVRFIPTGGVNTGNLADYLALPAVLAVGGTWMVAPDLIAAGRWDEVAARTAAAVEAARPTVEA, from the coding sequence GTGACTGGCGTACAGAATGATGAACAGAAGCATGCGGTCGTCGCGGCCGTCGGTGCGGCCCGGATCCTGCCGGTCGTCGTGCTGGACGCCGCCCGCGACGCTGCCCCGCTGGCCGACGCCCTCGTCCGCGGCGGGCTGCGCTCGGCCGAGGTGACCTTCCGCACCGACGCCGCGGCCGAGGCGATCCGCGTCATGTCCGAGCGACCCGACCTGCTCGTCGGCGCCGGCACCGTGCTGACCCCCGACCAGGTCGACCGGGCCGTCGAGGTGGGCGCCCGGTTCGTCGTCACCCCCGGCTTCTCCCCGCAGGTCGTCGCACGCTGCCAGGAGCGGGGCGTGCCCGTCTTCCCCGGCGTCGCCACCGGCACCGAGATCCAGATGGCCCTCGACGCCGGGCTCGACACGGTCAAGTTCTTCCCCGCCGAGCAGCTCGGCGGCGTCGGGATGATCAAGGCGCTCGCCGCGCCGTTCCGCTCGGTGCGGTTCATCCCGACCGGCGGGGTCAACACCGGCAACCTCGCGGACTACCTCGCCCTGCCCGCTGTGCTGGCGGTCGGCGGCACCTGGATGGTCGCCCCCGACCTGATCGCCGCCGGGCGCTGGGACGAGGTCGCCGCCCGCACCGCTGCGGCCGTCGAGGCCGCCCGACCCACCGTGGAGGCCTGA